ACGGTCCGCGCGGTGGGCCGCCCCACGCGCGGCACCCCCACCGCACGCACCACCGTGACCGTCGTGCCCCCGAGCTTCGGGATCCGCGCCGGCGCGCTCGTGGGTGGCACGGACGTGCACGCCCTCGAGCAGTTCCGCCTCGGCCTGCGCCTCACCCCCACCCTCGGCGCACCCCCGCCCCTCCGGCCCACACGGCAGGTTACGCAGGACATCACGAGCGCCGCCAACGACCCCCTCTCCTTCCTCAGCAACGTCTTCGCCTCCTTCTTCGGTGAGGGGCTCGTCACCTTCGAGCTCGACTTCGAGCCCGGCCACGCCCTCCTCTTCACGCTGGACGCGGTGCAACGCACGCAGAACGGGTACCTGGGGACCGGCGTGGGGTTCTCCACCCCCCTGCAGGCCGGCGGGGACCAGGGCGTGCACCTCCGCCTCACGCTGGGCACGTACGCCTTCGGGCGGCCCACCTTCCCCCTCGAACTGAACGCGGACCTGATCTTCCCCACCGCGAGCGAAGGCGGCCCCAGCGTCCGCCTCCTCCTCCTGGGCGGGGTGGACCTGTTCCGCTAAGCCGCCCCCCGCGTAGACTGAGAGGTATGGCACGCATCAAGGTCGCGCAAGGGGACATCACCACCTACGAGGGGGACGCGATCGTCAACGCGGCGAACAACTACCTCAAGCTCGGCGCGGGCGTGGCCGGCGCGATCGCGAGAAGAGGCGGCCCCAGCATCCAGGCCGAGTGCGACCGGATCGGCCGGATCGAGGTGGGCGAAGCCGCCCTCACCGGCGCCGGGAACCTCCCGGTCCGCTACGTGATCCACGCCGCGGTCCTGGGGGACCAACCCGCGAGCCTCGAGACCGTGCGCGCCGCGACCCGCGCGGCCCTCGAGCTCGCCCAACGTCACGGGATCCGCACCCTGGCCTTTCCCCTCCTCGGGACTGGCGTGGGGGGCCTCGAGGTGGAGGCGGTCGCGCGCGTGATGCTCGAGGAGATCAAGGCCGCGCCGGACACGCTCGAGGTCACGCTCTACGGGTACACCGAGGCCGACGCCGAGGCCATCCGCAAGGCCCTTTAACCCCGGAGGTCGTGCAGCACCGTGCGGTTGCTCCGCTTTCGCCAGCGCCACTTTCGTAACCTCCGCTCCAGCGAACTCACCCTAGCGGGCGGGCCCCTCGCGGTGGTGGGCGCGAACGCGCAAGGCAAGACCAACCTGCTCGAGGCCCTCTACCTCGCGCTCGGCGGGGAGGTCCGGGGCGCGTTAAGCGAACGCGTGCGGTTCGGGGAACGCGAAGCGCAGCTCTTCGCCGAAGCGGAAACCGAGCTGGGGCGGGTGCGGTTCGAGCACCGCTTCGGCCCCGCGGGCCGCGAGGTCAAGGTGAACGAAGCCCCCGCAAGCCTCCGCGAACTCGCGGAGTACCCCGGCGCGGTCTGGGTGCGGCCCGAGGACACCGCCCTCGTCCTGGGCGGCCCCGAGGAACGCCGGCGCTGGATGGACCTCCTCCTCACCCGCTTCTCCGCCCGCTACCGCTCCCTCCTCTCCGCGTACGAGCGCGCCTTACGCCAGCGCAACGCGCTCCTCAAAGGCCAAGGGCGCCTCGCGGGCCTCGCGGCGTGGAACCAAAAACTCGCCACCTACGGCAGCGAGATCCTCCAGCTCCGCCGCCGCCTCCTCACCCGCCTCGAGCCCCTCGCGCAGGAAGCGTACCGCGAACTCGCGCCCGGCACGCTCGAGCTCGCCCTGCGCGAAACCGTGACGCCCGAAGGGTACCTGGAGGCGCTGGAAACCCACCTCCAGGAGGAGCTCGAGCGCGGCGCGACCCTGTTCGGGCCGCACCGGGACGACCTCAAGCTCC
This region of Marinithermus hydrothermalis DSM 14884 genomic DNA includes:
- a CDS encoding macro domain-containing protein → MARIKVAQGDITTYEGDAIVNAANNYLKLGAGVAGAIARRGGPSIQAECDRIGRIEVGEAALTGAGNLPVRYVIHAAVLGDQPASLETVRAATRAALELAQRHGIRTLAFPLLGTGVGGLEVEAVARVMLEEIKAAPDTLEVTLYGYTEADAEAIRKAL
- the recF gene encoding DNA replication/repair protein RecF (All proteins in this family for which functions are known are DNA-binding proteins that assist the filamentation of RecA onto DNA for the initiation of recombination or recombinational repair.), whose protein sequence is MRLLRFRQRHFRNLRSSELTLAGGPLAVVGANAQGKTNLLEALYLALGGEVRGALSERVRFGEREAQLFAEAETELGRVRFEHRFGPAGREVKVNEAPASLRELAEYPGAVWVRPEDTALVLGGPEERRRWMDLLLTRFSARYRSLLSAYERALRQRNALLKGQGRLAGLAAWNQKLATYGSEILQLRRRLLTRLEPLAQEAYRELAPGTLELALRETVTPEGYLEALETHLQEELERGATLFGPHRDDLKLLLNGLEAPQFASRGEARAIALALRLAEHRLLWTHHGEAPVLLVDDFTAELDARRRTALLAYAQALPQAILTGTDPPEGLPVVHIEGGVWHT